The following proteins are co-located in the Malassezia restricta chromosome II, complete sequence genome:
- a CDS encoding type I protein arginine methyltransferase, with protein MSDGSSAVPEPGNMTSMDYYADSYAHFGIHEEMLKDEVRTLSYRQAIQNNPHLFKGKTVLDVGCGTGILCMFAAKAGAKKVIGVDMSNIIDQARVIVKANGLDNIISLVKGKLEEVDLGLGPDGKVDIIVSEWMGYFLLYESMLDTVLLARDKYLRPDGIMMPDHATLYLSAIEDQEYKEEKIDFWDNVYGFDYSCIKEIALREPLVDTVELRSVVCDPAPLVDLDLMTVKKEDLQFKVPFKLHATRNDYVHAFLGWFDIGFEACHKPVRFSTGPHSRYTHWKQTVFYTPGTLTVAQGDVIQGTLSCMPNARNNRDLDICIAYKLDGANPVEDSMDYKMS; from the exons ATGTCCGATGGATCTTCGGCTGTGCCAGAGCCGGGCAACATGACTTCCATGGACTACTATGCGGACTCGTATGCCCATTTTGGTATTCACGAGGAAATGCTGAAGGATGAGGTGCGCACGCTCTCCTACCGCCAGGCCATTCAGAACAATCCTCACCTATTCAAGGGCAAAACTGTGCTGGACGTTGGCTGCGGCACCGGTATTTTGTGCATGTTTGCAGCCAAAGCAGGCGCGAAAAAAGTCATCGGTGTGGATATGAGTAATATTATCGACCAAGCGCGCGTCATCGTGAAGGCCAATGGCCTAGACAACATCATCTCGCTTGTCAAGGGCAAGCTCGAGGAGGTGGACCTAGGTCTTGGTCCGGACGGCAAGGTGGACATCATTGTCAGTGAGTGGATGGGCTACTTTCTGCTATACGAGAGTATGCTTGACACAGTCTTGCTTGCCCGTGACAAGTACCTGCGTCCAGACGGCATTATGATGCCAGACCACGCCACGCTGTACCTCTCTGCGATCGAGGACCAGGAATACAAAGAAGAAAAGATCGACTTTTGGGACAATGTGTATGGCTTTGACTACTCGTGCATCAAAGAAatcgcgctgcgtgagccGCTTGTCGATAccgtcgagctgcgcagTGTGGTCTGTGATCCAGCGCCCCTAGTTGACCTCGATCTGATGACCGTAAAAAAGGAGGACCTCCAGTTCAAGGTGCCCTTCAAACTCCATGCTACCCGCAACGATTATGTGCATGCTTTCCTGGGCTGGTTCGACATTGGTTTTGAGGCATGCCACAAACCCGTGCGCTTCTCGACGGGGCCTCATTCGCGCTACACGCATTGGAAGCAGACCGTGTTTTACACGCCCGGCACACTCACGGTCGCCCAAGGTGATGTGATTCAAGGCACACTGTCTTGCATGCCCAACGCGCGCAACAACCGCGACCTCGACATCTGCATCGCATACAAACTAGATGGTGCCAACCCCGTGGAGGACTCTATGGACTACAAGAT GTCTTAA
- a CDS encoding golgi SNAP receptor complex member 2, which produces MNSLYNLASRQSAAIRADLDACTSDPASSATLRPQITSSLSALVKTIEDYESMAKRELVITKREKALHRAANFHAEVKQFREELARVHTSPAPAPASALAPNMSGMTTRSRAVEPPYVTPAGPALQTGPSYAYQSTTYAPPSMTTPCVMPAQPYPNAYASTTMPAMAPSDPLAAYRMHQPPAMPEERSYSLRESHALREHSFIQNTEHQLDAFIAQGRSMLGNLVEQRSIFKQTRKRLLDAANTMGLSRELIGVIDRMSTQDTILFFVGATITLVIFYLIYRYLG; this is translated from the coding sequence ATGAACTCGCTGTACAACCTGGCAAGTCGGCAAAGCGCCGCGATCCGGGCTGATCTCGATGCATGTACAAGCGATCCAGCCTCTTCGGCGACACTGCGTCCACAAATTACGTCGTCCCTTTCGGCCCTCGTCAAGACTATCGAGGACTATGAGTCTATGGCCAAGCGAGAGCTTGTGATCACCAAGCGCGAAAAAGCGCTGCACCGTGCGGCCAATTTCCATGCAGAAGTAAAGCAATTTCGTGAGGAGCTCGCGCGAGTCCATACAAGTCCGGCACCAGCACCCGCAtcggcgctggcgccaAATATGTCAGGCATGACAACAAGGTCTCGGGCCGTGGAGCCGCCGTATGTCACACCGGCGGGACCTGCCTTGCAAACAGGACCCTCCTACGCGTACCAGTCGACGACATATGCGCCACCGTCCATGACCACGCCGTGCGTGATGCCAGCCCAGCCATACCCTAACGCTTACGCATCGACGACCATGCCGGCCATGGCACCCAGCGACCCACTCGCCGCGTATCGTATGCACCAGCCACCAGCTATGCCAGAAGAGCGGTCTTACAGCCTGCGCGAGTCTCATGCACTGCGTGAGCACAGCTTCATCCAAAACACGGAGCACCAATTGGATGCCTTTATTGCCCAGGGTCGCTCCATGCTCGGCAATCTTGTGGAGCAGCGAAGCATTTTCAAACAGACTCGCAAGCGCCTCCTGGATGCAGCGAACACAATGGGTCTTAGCCGCGAGCTGATCGGTGTCATCGACCGCATGAGCACACAAGATACGATCCTGTTCTTTGTGGGCGCAACAATAACCCTGGTTATATTTTACCTCATTTACCGGTACCTCGGTTAG
- a CDS encoding zinc finger CCHC domain protein 9, translated as MTRYTKLDGRRSVAYGPSDMDREDVTPEKPRELCGPQDMPDPKALLKRAKLLRLKAKKAKSEASRDKFLAQAKDVERQIPSANGARGLLGRRNGRERQLRGPKSNLDPDQRSAFRRMKRAEERKSSTRCFVCRELSHAAKDCPHAIGEGAQGKDTVGLCFRCGSTEHTLSQCRRPHTDGELPFATCYICSNKGHLASKCPQNQGRGVYPDGGECKVCGSVEHLAKDCPKDPRRVTHASTVEAGGVGILDDASHAGADDDEFHLLAQQRRQRPSQTRPRPTGKVVRF; from the exons ATGACTCGGTATACGAAATTAGACGGGCGCCGCTCCGTTGCGTATGGTCCTAGTGACATGGACCGTGAAGATGTAACTCCCGAGAAGCCGAGAGAACTATGCGGACCTCAAGACATGCCTGATCCGAAGGCTCTCCTGAAACGTGCCAAGCTCTTACGACTCAAGGCCAAGAAAGCCAAGTCGGAGGCCAGTCGCGACAAGTTCTTGGCACAGGCTAAAGACGTGGAGCGACAAATTCCATCAGCCAACGGTGCTCGTGGCCTACTTGGTAGGCGGAACGGCCGCGAACGCCAGCTTCGCGGTCCAAAGTCCAATCTAG ACCCCGACCAACGATCTGCGTTTCGACGCATGAAACGTGCAGAAGAGCGCAAAAGCAGCACTCGGTGTTTTGTGTGTCGTGAGCTCTCACACGCTGCGAAAGACTGCCCTCATGCCATTGGTGAGGGTGCCCAGGGCAAGGACACAGTGGGCTTATGTTTCCGGTGTGGCAGTACTGAGCACACACTATCCCAGTGCCGCCGGCCGCATACGGACGGCGAGCTCCCATTTGCCACTTGCTACATCTGTTCCAACAAAGGCCACCTGGCGTCCAAGTGCCCACAGAACCAAGGCCGAGGCGTATACCCAGATGGTGGTGAATGCAAGGTGTGTGGCTCAGTCGAGCACTTGGCAAAAGACTGTCCGAAGGACCCACGCCGCGTAACACATGCATCGACCGTCGAGGCGGGTGGCGTTGGCATCTTGGATGATGCCTCGCATGCGGGTgcagacgacgacgaaTTTCACCTTCTGGCTCAGCAACGTCGTCAGCGTCCATCACAAACACGCCCGAGACCGACGGGGAAGGTGGTTCGTTTCTAG
- a CDS encoding tRNA-specific adenosine deaminase 1: MPPEADEIARLCLQTYESLPQGGAKPQIRSNGRHEWTVLAGAVVHTNSSNPTVVALATGAKCTPYERLSPQGDVLHDCHAEVLVRRGVRAWLLERLIKEKKCSDSVIDHLPRVFVPVAWDLEVPVRWSLAPHVRLSWYISMLPCGEASSSALQIQHFLDDGHLCTSDTRTSRGVLRGRDMPYASSSACILRSKPGRADAPPSISMSCSDKFMLWNAVGIQGALLSRWLEPIYIDQVVLSWSPSLHMTQAEIQASCSWAFGERIHRANHSRIMCTSITFPYTRESMKEYISTTTGIRPSSPDWIHIEPVPCAASLLWIRGRPVEKLLGGIKMGASPKRKNGRPLPMSSCSSVCKRAWFTQYQRACQLLSPTVSLHESYYAQKRASHDTYTAAYAAKKEALFGARHAESILTWFLDTQKDAHSSISQPPLAAPLSAWLQTPRALQDFVVEET; this comes from the coding sequence ATGCCGCCTGAAGCTGATGAGATCGCCCGATTGTGCTTGCAAACGTACGAGTCTCTACCACAAGGCGGTGCCAAGCCCCAGATACGTTCTAACGGGCGGCATGAATGGACGGTCTTAGCCGGTGCTGTCGTGCACACAAATTCCTCCAATCCCACCGTGGTGGCTCTCGCTACAGGCGCCAAATGTACACCATACGAGCGCCTCTCTCCACAGGGCGACGTGTTGCACGACTGCCACGCTGAAGTACTTGTCAGACGTGGTGTGCGTGCTTGGCTACTTGAGCGTCTTATCAAGGAAAAAAAGTGCAGCGACTCAGTGATAGATCATCTTCCCCGTGTCTTTGTTCCTGTGGCATGGGATCTTGAAGTACCAGTGAGGTGGTCACTGGCGCCACACGTACGCCTCTCGTGGTACATTTCCATGCTACCATGTGGTGAAGCATCCTCTTCAGCTCTTCAGATTCAACATTTCCTGGATGATGGTCACCTATGCACATCCGACACACGTACGTCACGGGGTGTGTTACGCGGCCGTGATATGCCTTATGCGTCGTCTTCTGCCTGTATTTTACGGAGCAAACCAGGAAGAGCAGATGCACCTCCGAGTATCAGCATGTCTTGCTCAGATAAATTCATGCTATGGAATGCAGTTGGAATACAAGGTGCTTTGTTGTCGCGCTGGCTCGAACCCATCTATATTGATCAAGTTGTTTTGAGCTGGAGTCCCTCTCTACACATGACACAGGCAGAAATTCAGGCATCATGCTCCTGGGCATTTGGCGAGCGCATTCATCGTGCAAACCATTCACGCATCATGTGCACATCCATAACTTTCCCGTATACTCGCGAGTCTATGAAAGAGTATATTTCAACCACAACGGGTATACGCCCTTCTTCGCCTGACTGGATACATATCGAGCCTGTGCCCTGTGCCGCATCGCTGCTCTGGATTCGAGGTCGACCCGTGGAGAAATTACTCGGTGGCATAAAAATGGGCGCATCTCCCAAACGGAAAAATGGCCGGCCTCTGCCCATGTCGTCTTGCTCTTCTGTATGCAAACGTGCATGGTTTACACAATATCAGCGAGCATGCCAACTTCTTTCTCCCACGGTATCGCTCCACGAGTCATATTACGCCCAAAAACGCGCGTCACACGACACTTATACGGCTGCCTATGCAGCCAAAAAAGAAGCCTTATTCGGAGCACGTCATGCAGAATCAATCCTCACTTGGTTCTTAGATACCCAGAAGGACGCGCATAGCTCCATCTCGCAGCCTCCCTTGGCTGCCCCATTGTCAGCATGGCTTCAAACGCCGCGAGCCCTCCAAGATTTTGTAGTGGAGGAAACGTAG
- a CDS encoding NAD-dependent deacetylase sirtuin 2 → MGMTKSKEEQTRANCKKIAQLLLDKKTSRVVVMAGAGISTGAGIPDFRSPVTGLYSRLEKYNLPYPEALFDITFFREDPVPFYTLFEELYPDGTKYRPTLTHTFFRLLDKKQKLLRVFTQNIDTLEHLAGLDHDKIVEAHGSFAHARCVSCQKTVTTEWLREKVKSGQVARCEQRSCRAKKVVPPIKPDITFFGENLPERFFERLYDLRRADLLLVMGTSLKVQPFASLIDEVPLNCPRALLNLERVGESRHEHIFTRFGSAYGEGFDFDSERTRDMFCGGAVDDTVRLIARECDWEEELDKLHAQMHQDVDRLHPKLHDKAHSPQPNKVSVATLQNESADALADQLQATHLRDKEKL, encoded by the exons ATGGGTATGACCAAATCGAAAGAAGAGCAGACTCGCGCAAACTGTAAGAAAATAGCGCAGTTATTGCTGGACAAAAAGA CGTCTCGCGTGGTGGTAATGGCAGGGGCTGGCATTTCGACCGGTGCGGGAATCCCTGATTTTCGCTCCCCTGTCACAGGTTTGTACTCGCGCCTGGAGAAGTATAATTTGCCCTATCCAGAGGCGCTATTTGATATCACCTTTTTTCGAGAAGACCCAGTACCGTTCTATACACTTTTCGAGGAACTGTACCCAGATGGAACCAAGTATCGACCCACGCTGACCCATACCTTTTTTCGTCTTTTGGATAAAAAGCAAAAGCTTTTGCGTGTATTCACCCAAAATATCGATACGCTAGAGCATTTAGCTGGCCTGGATCACGATAAGATTGTTGAGGCACATGGGTCTTTTGCGCACGCACGTTGCGTCTCATGCCAAAAGACGGTGACGACTGAGTGGTTAAGAGAAAAAGTCAAATCTGGACAGGTGGCGCGTTGTGAACAGCGCTCATGTCGTGCCAAAAAAGTTGTGCCGCCTATTAAGCCCGATATCACAT TCTTTGGAGAGAATCTGCCTGAGCGCTTCTTTGAGCGTCTCTACGATCTTCGAAGGGCCGACCTTTTGCTTGTGATGGGAACATCGTTGAAGGTACAACCATTTGCTTCGTTGATTGACGAGGTGCCTTTGAACTGTCCGCGTGCTCTCTTGAACCTAGAACGCGTCGGAGAAAGTCGCCACGAACACATTTTTACACGCTTTGGCTCCGCTTATGGGGAAGGCTTTGATTTTGATAGTGAacgcacgcgcgacatgtTTTGTGGTGGCGCTGTTGATGACACGGTTCGACTCATCGCTCGCGAATGCGACTGGGAAGAAGAACTGGACAAGCTACATGCACAAATGCATCAAGATGTGGACCGTTTGCATCCCAAGCTACATGACAAGGCGCACTCCCCGCAGCCGAACAAGGTGTCAGTCGCAACTCTCCAGAATGAGTCCGCGGACGCCTTGGCCGATCAGTTGCAAGCCACTCACTTGCGTGATAAGGAAAAGTTGTAG
- a CDS encoding delta7-sterol 5-desaturase: protein MDLVLGIADEYVLDHVWAKLLPASRYSSACAAHHMNALNSTISQSEFVAKCGAPGQPMSWLPRDNIIRQFLSLYVITYIGIILLYFSCAAFSYHFFFNKELKKHPRFLKDQVKLEIQSSLRAFPWLDLLTVPWFVAEVRGYSRAYDRWDEYGLWYLILSVPLFLVFTDACIYWVHRIEHHPLLYKHVHKPHHKWIVPTPFASHAFHPLDGYAQSLPYHIFPCIFPLNKLLFLCLFGFVNLWSIMIHDSDMINNTGFEKYINGPAHHTLHHLYFTCNYGQYFTTCDRLFSSFREPQAEDDPVLEAQGVSRPTKDIKTQ from the coding sequence ATGGATCTGGTTCTTGGTATTGCCGATGAATATGTGCTCGATCACGTCTGGGCCAAGCTGCTCCCGGCTTCGCGCTACTCCTCTGCTTGTGCCGCCCACCATATGAATGCTCTCAACTCCACCATATCCCAGAGCGAGTTCGTGGCCAAATGCGGTGCACCAGGACAGCCCATGTCTTGGCTTCCTCGTGACAACATCATTCGTCAGTTCTTGTCTCTTTATGTGATCACGTATATCGGCATCATATTGTTGTATTTCTCATGCGCGGCGTTTTCGTACCACTTTTTCTTCAATAAAGAACTCAAAAAGCATCCTCGATTCTTGAAGGACCAAGTGAAGCTCGAGATTCAGTCCTCTTTGCGTGCATTTCCTTGGCTCGATTTGCTGACCGTGCCTTGGTTTGTCGCGGAGGTGCGCGGTTACAGTCGTGCCTATGACCGTTGGGACGAATATGGCCTGTGGTACTTGATTCTCAGTGTGCCCCTGTTTCTTGTCTTCACTGATGCATGCATTTACTGGGTGCATCGCATCGAACATCACCCGCTTTTGTACAAGCATGTACACAAGCCTCACCATAAGTGGATCGTGCCAACGCCTTTCGCATCGCATGCGTTCCATCCACTGGATGGTTATGCACAGAGTTTGCCATACCACATCTTCCCGTGCATTTTTCCTCTGAACAAGCTTCTATTCCTATGTCTCTTTGGATTCGTGAATCTTTGGAGCATCATGATCCACGATTCGGACATGATCAATAACACCGGCTTCGAGAAGTACATCAATGGACCGGCTCATCACACGCTCCATCACTTATACTTCACGTGTAACTATGGTCAATACTTTACCACCTGCGATCGTTTGTTTAGCAGTTTCCGCGAGCCACAGGCAGAGGATGATCCTGTGCTCGAGGCCCAAGGCGTGTCTCGACCGACCAAGGACATCAAGACGCAATGA
- a CDS encoding sorting nexin-3/12, producing MSMLFASDDNGLGENPLTTSNAEVWGGSAPSDNVLTSASTSLTQKPSILEEDIDEEHPWGPPPELPSAKQQDPMENVWTSEPSIAQDQTDFQDMSAYDTDAHAPTSNAVRRDFVETSDTTFESSTFKRTPKGHSVPNAASELSSKTSVYPTSYSPFARVESLAPRPTMTEDIYSVPENFLEVEVLNPRTQGHGRKMYTDYQVITRTNIPAFKLQSSSVWRRYSDFDYFRELLERETTRINIPPLPGKVFTNRFSDEVIEHRREGLERFLQIVAGHPLLQTGSKHLAAFLQDSHWKRP from the exons ATGTCGATGTTGTTTGCCAGTGATGATAATGGGCTCGGAGAAAACCCTTTGACTACCTCTAACGCTGAAGTTTGGGGTGGTTCCGCCCCCTCCGATAACGTCTTGACTAGCGCAAGCACAAGCCTGACACAGAAACCCAGTATATTGGAGGAAGACATCGATGAGGAACACCCATGGGGTCCGCCACCAGAGTTGCCATCCGCGAAACAACAGGATCCTATGGAAAATGTATGGACGTCAGAACCATCTATCGCACAGGATCAGACCGATTTCCAAGACATGTCAGCATACGATACGGACGCGCATGCACCAACATCAAACGCCGTCCGACGCGATTTCGTGGAAACGAGTGATACCACTTTCGAGTCTTCCACCTTTAAACGTACACCGAAAGGTCATTCTGTGCCGAATGCAGCGAGTGAGCTGTCCAGCAAAACGTCCGTATACCCCACAAGCTATTCACCATTTGCCAGGGTGGAAAGTCTGGCACCTCGACCGACCATGACAGAGGACATTTACAGCGTTCCAGAGAACTTTTTAGAAGTAGAAGTGTTGAATCCCCGCACTCAGGGTCATGGTCGTAAGATGTACACGGACTACCAAGTGATTACGCGAACGAATATCCCCGCATTCAAGCTGCAGTCCTCGTCCGTCTGGCGGCGATATTCTGATTTTGATTATTTCCGTGAATTGCTGGAGCGTGAAACGACACGAATCAATATTCCGCCGCTACCAGGAAAAGTATTTACGAACCGTTTCTCCGACGAAGTGATTGAGCACCGCCGCGAGGGCCTTGAGCGTTTCCTTCAAATTGTGGCAGGTCATCCGCTGCTCCAG ACCGGAAGCAAACATTTGGCAGCTTTTTTGCAAGACAGCCATTGGAAGCGACCATAA
- a CDS encoding large subunit ribosomal protein L7e — MSVAAMVKSAVPNLANVLMPETFLKKRKSDAKVREEKQSKAAELRKARKQKRQVIFKRAEQYVKEYKAAEREQIRLRRLAKSQGDFFVPTQPRVAFVIRLRGISNIPPKPRKIMQLLRLRQINNGVFVKLTAATQQMLQLISPYVTWGEPNLKSIRELIYKRGFAKINKQRIPIQDNAIIEESLGKYGIISVEDLVHEIATVGPNFKAANVFLWPFKLSSPTGGFQKRKFNHYIEGGEYGDRESDINRLIRRMN, encoded by the exons ATGTCTGTTGCCGCCATGGTCAAGAG TGCCGTGCCAAACCTTGCTAATGTGCTCATGCCCGAGACGTTTCtgaagaagcgcaagtcGGATGCCAAGGTTCGCGAGGAAAAGCAGTCGAAGGCTGCTGAGCTCCGTAAG GCCCGCAAGCAAAAGCGTCAGGTCATCTTCAAGCGTGCTGAACAGTACGTGAAGGAGTACAAGGCCGCTGAGCGTGAGCAGATCCGTCTGCGCCGTCTGGCCAAGTCGCAGGGCGACTTCTTTGTGCCGACCCAGCCTCGTGTTGCTTTTGTGATCCGTCTGCGCGGTATCAGCAACATCCCTCCTAAGCCCCGCAAGATCATGCAGCTCTTGCGTCTCCGTCAAATCAACAACGGTGTGTTTGTGAAGCTTActgctgcgacgcagcagATGCTCCAGCTTATCTCGCCATACGTGACCTGGGGTGAGCCAAACCTCAAGTCGATCCGCGAGCTCATCTACAAGCGTGGTTTCGCCAAGATTAACAAGCAGCGTATTCCCATCCAGGACAACGCCATCATTGAGGAGAGCTTGGGCAAGTATGGTATCATCTCGGTCGAGgacctcgtccacgagaTTGCCACGGTGGGCCCCAACTTCAAGGCTGCTAACGTGTTCTTGTGGCCATTCAAGCTCTCGAGCCCGACGGGTGGCTTCCAGAAGAGGAAGTTCAACCACTACATTGAGGGAGGTGAGTACGGCGATCGTGAGTCGGACATCAACCGCCTCATTCGCCGTATGAACTAA
- a CDS encoding heat shock 70kDa protein 4 has protein sequence MSSVVGLDIGNISSKIGVARARGVDIVSNEVSNRATPSLVSFGQKARALGEGAATAQTSNFKNTVGSLKRLIGRTFQDPSIQQYEKPFVNAELVDAKGEVGVKVRFLGEERIFSATQLLGMYLGKLRDTTQRELGGSGVSDVVLSVPIWFTDNQRRAMLNAAEIANLNPLRVMNEPTAVALGYGITKTDLPEPENPRNVIFVDVGHSSYQVSVVAFCKGQLTVLGAWSDPNFGGRNFDRALMEHFAEEFKGKYKIDVFSNPKSTFRLAAGCERLKKVLSANTFAQLNVESLMNDIDAASQLKREEFESMIAPYLDRIHVPLDRALEQSGLSKDEIFSVELVGGSSRVPAIKERITQWFGRSLSFTLNQDEAIVRGCTLACATLSPVFRVREFSVHDISSYPIKVSWEPAPDVPDEENELVVFGTNNPVPSTKILTFYRKEPFTLDASYAETETLPVGTNPWLGRVTIKNVAPNAQGEHSIVKVKARLNLHGVLNVESAYTVDEIEKEEEVPVVDPAAPEGSEPKLEKRLVKKLQRKDDLPIVSGIGLHDDSMIAALKEEEGKLYAADKLVADTEDRKNALEEYVYDTRSKLEERYAQFVQAEEKDKLMTMLAESEDWLYSEEGEDASKSAYVSRLETLQNVGAPIHFRWKENEERPRAASQLREVVNNYMSVFENEPEKYDHLSDEDKTKVIEKAATVGKWLDDYMYKQSEMPKNVDPKLTTEQILKNKDEVIYVCTPILTKPKPRVATEAPNTEGEGQAPQSEENQQQKQQGDMDVD, from the coding sequence ATGTCGAGTGTTGTCGGTCTTGATATCGGTAACATTAGTAGTAAAATCGGCGttgcgcgtgcgcgtggCGTTGACATTGTGTCCAACGAAGTAAGCAACCGTGCTACTCCGTCGCTGGTCTCGTTTGGTCAGAAGGCTCGTGCTCTGGGAGAGGGTGCTGCCACTGCGCAAACGTCCAACTTTAAGAATACAGTGGGCTCTCTCAAGCGCCTCATCGGTCGCACATTCCAAGACCCATCTATCCAGCAGTACGAGAAGCCGTTCGTCAATGCAGAACTAGTGGATGCCAAGGGCGAGGTGGGTGTTAAGGTCCGCTTCTTGGGTGAGGAGCGTATCTTCTCGGCCACTCAGCTTCTTGGCATGTACTTGGGTAAGCTGCGCGACACCACGCAACGTGAGCTTGGTGGCTCGGGTGTCAGTGACGTTGTTCTATCCGTGCCGATCTGGTTCACGGATAaccagcgccgtgccatgctTAACGCCGCTGAGATTGCCAATCTCAACCCTCTGCGCGTCATGAACGAACCGACTGCCGTGGCCCTTGGCTATGGTATCACAAAGACTGACCTGCCTGAACCTGAGAACCCTCGTAACGTGATCTTCGTCGATGTCGGTCACTCGAGCTACCAGGTGTCGGTCGTGGCCTTCTGCAAGGGCCAGCTGACTGTGTTGGGTGCCTGGTCGGACCCTAACTTTGGTGGTCGCAACTTCGACCGTGCTCTTATGGAACACTTTGCCGAGGAGTTCAAGGGCAAGTACAAGATTGACGTGTTCTCAAACCCCAAGTCCACGTTCCGCCTTGCCGCCGGCTGTGAGCGTCTCAAGAAGGTCCTTTCTGCCAACACCTTTGCCCAGCTCAATGTGGAAAGTCTGATGAATGACATTGATGCTGCCTCGCAGCTCAAGCGTGAAGAGTTCGAGAGCATGATTGCCCCCTACCTCGATCGCATCCATGTGCCTCTGGACCGCGCCCTTGAGCAGTCTGGCCTCTCGAAGGACGAGATCTTTAGTGTTGAACTGGTGGGTGGCAGTTCGCGTGTGCCTGCTATCAAGGAGCGCATTACGCAGTGGTTCGGTCGCTCGCTTTCGTTCACGCTTAACCAGGACGAGGCTATTGTGCGTGGTTGCACGCTTGCTTGCGCCACGCTCTCGCCCGTGTTCCGTGTGCGTGAGTTCTCTGTGCACGATATCTCGTCCTACCCGATCAAGGTTTCGTGGGAACCCGCGCCTGATGTTCCAGACGAAGAGAACGAGCTGGTCGTGTTTGGCACGAACAACCCTGTGCCATCAACCAAGATTCTTACATTCTACCGCAAGGAACCCTTCACCCTTGATGCTTCGTACGCTGAAACCGAGACGCTGCCAGTGGGAACGAACCCTTGGCTGGGTCGTGTGACAATCAAGAATGTCGCTCCAAATGCCCAGGGTGAGCACTCTATCGTTAAGGTCAAGGCTCGTCTCAACCTCCACGGTGTGCTCAATGTCGAAAGCGCCTACACGGTGGATGAGATTGAGAAAGAAGAAGAAGTGCCCGTGGTCGACCCTGCGGCGCCTGAAGGCTCAGAACCGAAGTTGGAAAAACGTCTTGTTAAGaagctgcagcgcaaggaTGACCTTCCGATCGTATCAGGCATTGGTCTGCACGATGATTCGATGATTGCCGCTCTCAAGGAAGAAGAGGGCAAGTTGTACGCTGCTGACAAGCTCGTGGCCGACACGGAAGACCGCAAGAATGCTCTCGAAGAGTATGTCTACGACACTCGCTCGAAGCTCGAGGAGCGTTACGCGCAGTTTGTTCAGGCTGAAGAGAAGGATAAGCTCATGACGATGCTTGCTGAGTCGGAGGATTGGCTCTATTCGGAGGAGGGTGAGGATGCGTCGAAGTCGGCGTATGTCTCTCGTCTCGAGACCCTCCAGAATGTCGGTGCTCCTATCCATTTCCGCTGGAAGGAGAATGAAGAGCGCCCTCGTGCTGCTTCTCAGCTGCGCGAGGTCGTTAACAACTACATGAGCGTGTTCGAAAATGAGCCTGAAAAGTACGACCATCTTTCGGACGAAGACAAGACCAAGGTCATCGAAAAGGCCGCTACAGTTGGCAAGTGGCTTGACGACTACATGTACAAGCAGAGCGAGATGCCTAAGAACGTTGACCCCAAGTTGACCACTGAGCAGATCCTTAAGAACAAGGACGAAGTTATCTATGTCTGCACGCCAATTCTCACCAAACCAAAGCCGCGTGTGGCTACCGAGGCCCCTAATACTGAGGGTGAAGGTCAAGCGCCTCAGTCTGAAGAGAACCAACAGCAGAAACAACAAGGCGACATGGATGTCGACTAA